The Bradyrhizobium betae genomic interval GGGTGAAGGCAAATTCCGGAATTGAGCTACACTGGGAAATCAAGCGGATCGGGATATCATGATGGCCGTCATTCCGGGGCTCGCGAAGCGAGAGCCCGGAATCCATTGGGCCGCGGAGACGGTGGTGAAATAGATTCCGGGCTCGCGACTTCGTCGCGCCCCGGAATGACGAACTGAGAGATTACGGACCATGACCATGCGCATCACCATCCTCTTCGGCGGCACCAACCGCGAACGCCTGGTTTCGGTCGCCTCGGCCCAGGCGCTGCATCAGGCGCTGCCCGAGGCCGATCTGTGGTGGTGGGACGTCGAGGACAAGGTGCATGTGGTGCAGTCGAAGCAACTGCTCGACCATGCCCGCCCATTCGAGGACGAGTTCAAGCCGGGCACGTCGGGCATTCCGCTGGCGCAGGCGCTCGACCAGGCCAAGGCCGAAGGCCGCGTGCTGGTGCTCGGCCTGCATGGCGGTCGCGCGGAGAACGGCGAATTGCAGGTGATGTGCGAGATGCGCGGCGTGCCCTTCACCGGTTCGGGCTCGGCCTCCTCGCATCTTGCCTTCGACAAAGTCGCGGCCAAGCATTTCGCCGCGCTCGGCGGCGTGACGCCGCCCGCAAGCGTCGCGCTGGACGAGATCGACGAAGCCTTCGCCGAATATGGCCGGCTGATCGCAAAGCCGGCACGCGACGGGTCGAGCTACGGACTGATCTTCGTCAACGCCAGGCAGGACCTCGTCGCCGTCCGCAATGCGGCCAAGCACGAAGACTATGTGATCGAGCCCTACATCGCCGGCGTCGAGGCGACCTGCGGCGTGCTGGAGCGCACCGATGGGTCGATCATCTCGCTGCCGCCGATCGAGATCATTCCGGGCGAGGGCAATTTCGACTACGCGGCAAAATATCTCCTGAAGTCGACCCAGGAGATCTGCCCCGGCCGTTTCGCACCCGAGATCACCGCCGCGCTCAAGCAGCAGGCGATGCTGGCGCATCGCGCGATGTCCTGCACCGGCTATTCCCGCTCGGACTTCATCGTCTCGGACAAGAGGCTGGTCTATCTCGAGACCAACACGCTGCCCGGGCTCACCAAGTCCTCGCTCTACCCCAAGGCGCTGAAGGCCGAGGGCATCGAGTTCGTCGACTTCCTGCGCGGCCTGGTCGAGCTCGCCGAGCGGGGCGTGCGGAAATAATTAGGACTGGTTAACGGCGAAATGGGCAAAATCGCCCAATTTGGAACCAAATGCCGGTAAAATGCCGGACATCGCGGCATAAATACCTCACTGGCCTCGGCAAAACGCATCCCGCGTTAACGAACTTTACCTTTTGTTTACCAGGACATCCGAAGGTTAACGCTCGCGGCGCATATGGCGTTTTGGCTGCCGGCGCGTGAGCTGTTCTGGGTGATGTCACCTGCAGCGATCGCTTTGAACGGGAGAGGCTTCTTCTGCTGAAGACCAGTACCCGGCCCGGCAAGTTCGAGACGTCATGTTCGCCAGGATCCGCGCGGTGTCGCGGGGAAACTGTTGACGAGCTCGTGCAATGGATGGAGCAGGAAGCCTCACCCGGTCGTTTTTCAGATCGCTGAGGCCCCAAGCTGACCTGAAGGCGGCCGCTATCGGAGCGGTCGTGCTTCTGCGCGAGTGGGTGCAGGAGAAGCTTCACCAGAAGCGTGACGCGAAGCGCGCTGCCGCCCAAGCCAAGATCAGGTCCAGCACCAAAGCCAGGCCCGTGGTCGAGCGCGAGTCGCCGCCGCGGCTGGTCGCGCTGGTCGAGCGCTATGCGCCGCGCCGGGTCGGGATCACCATGACCGTGCTGCTGCTGCTCGGAAGCTGCGGCTTCGGCATCGTCAAGGGCGGTCATCTCCAGGATTTCATCACGGCGGTCAGCGATGCCCGCAACGCGATGGCCAATTCCGCGGGCTTCCGCATCACCTCCGTCGTGATCAACGGCCGCAAGCAGCTCAGCCAGGACGAGATCCTCGCGGTCGGCGGCGTCAGCGGCCGTTCCTCGCTGCTGTTCCTCGACGCCGACGCCGTGCGCGACAAGCTCAAGGCCAATCCCTGGATCGCGGATGCGACCGTGCTGAAGCTCTATCCGGGGCGGCTCATGATCGACATCACCGAGCGTCAGGCGTTCGCGCTGTGGCAGGAGGCCGGCCGGCTCTCCGTCATCGCCGATGACGGCGCCGTGCTCGAACCCTATGTGTCGCGCCGGTTCCTGTCGCTGCCGCTCGTGGTCGGCAAGGGAGCCGACACGCAGGCGCGCGATTTCCTGGCGCTGCTGGCGCGCTATCCGCAGGTCAATTCGGTGACCAAGGCCGCCATCCTGGTCGGCGAGCGGCGCTGGAACCTGAGGCTCAAGGACGGTCTCGACATCCGCCTGCCCGAGCAGGACGTCGGCAACGCGCTCGCGATGCTGTCCAGGCTCGACAAGGAGGACAGGCTGTTCTCGCGCGACATCGTCGCCGTCGACATGCGCCTGCCGGATCGCCTGGTGGTGCAGCTGTCCGAAGACGCCGCCAAGGCGCGCGAAGATCTGTTCAAGGACAAGAAGAAGAAAAAGGCCGGGGACGCTGCATGACCGGTCTTGATCGCACCCAGACGCCGAAGACACGCCAGATGCCGCACAAGCGCGGCGGCCTCGTCGCCTGTCTCGACATCGGCACCAGCAAGATCGCCTGCATGATCGCGCGGCTGAAGCCGTCGGCGCCGAACGACGCGTTGCGCGGCCGCACCCACGCGGTG includes:
- a CDS encoding cell division protein FtsQ/DivIB — its product is MDGAGSLTRSFFRSLRPQADLKAAAIGAVVLLREWVQEKLHQKRDAKRAAAQAKIRSSTKARPVVERESPPRLVALVERYAPRRVGITMTVLLLLGSCGFGIVKGGHLQDFITAVSDARNAMANSAGFRITSVVINGRKQLSQDEILAVGGVSGRSSLLFLDADAVRDKLKANPWIADATVLKLYPGRLMIDITERQAFALWQEAGRLSVIADDGAVLEPYVSRRFLSLPLVVGKGADTQARDFLALLARYPQVNSVTKAAILVGERRWNLRLKDGLDIRLPEQDVGNALAMLSRLDKEDRLFSRDIVAVDMRLPDRLVVQLSEDAAKAREDLFKDKKKKKAGDAA
- a CDS encoding D-alanine--D-alanine ligase family protein — encoded protein: MRITILFGGTNRERLVSVASAQALHQALPEADLWWWDVEDKVHVVQSKQLLDHARPFEDEFKPGTSGIPLAQALDQAKAEGRVLVLGLHGGRAENGELQVMCEMRGVPFTGSGSASSHLAFDKVAAKHFAALGGVTPPASVALDEIDEAFAEYGRLIAKPARDGSSYGLIFVNARQDLVAVRNAAKHEDYVIEPYIAGVEATCGVLERTDGSIISLPPIEIIPGEGNFDYAAKYLLKSTQEICPGRFAPEITAALKQQAMLAHRAMSCTGYSRSDFIVSDKRLVYLETNTLPGLTKSSLYPKALKAEGIEFVDFLRGLVELAERGVRK